In Flavobacterium enshiense, the genomic stretch GAGCCCAAGAGGGGGAGCTTTTAAAGCCTGACAGCAATGTCGGGCTTTTTTTATTTCTAACAATTCTACCCAGACATTTTGCTTGTATGTTTACTAAAGCTAAAGACAACATCAATTCCTTAAACTTATCCAAACGCTCTTTAGCTCCAAAGCAACAACAGTTACATTTATTATTCGACTATTTCGTAACTTTACGGAAATATTAAAATTCAACCATGAACATATTGTTTAAAAACTGGCATTTCATGCGTTACTTCCGATTGGCATTAGCCCTGTTTTTAGGATACGAAGCCGTCCGTACGCATGAGTGGTTTTTTATGGCTTTTGCAGCCTTTTTTCTTTTCCAGGCCATCTTTAATTTCGGATGCAGATCACAAAGCTGTACAGTGCCCCAAAAAAGAAGCAAGAAATAACTATGAGCAACTTTTCAGAAATAATCAATAAAAACCAACCCGTGTTAATCGATTTTCACGCGACATGGTGCGGTCCCTGCCAAACACTTTCCCCTATTCTCAAACAAGTCAAAGACGAATTGGGCGACAGCATATCGATAATAAAAATCGACGTCGATAAAAACCCCGCAATCGCGGAACAGTTTCAGGTTCGGGGCGTACCCACCATGCTGTTGTTCAAAAACGGAAAACAACTGTGGCGTCAATCAGGAATACTTTCGAAAAGCGACCTCCTTAACGTTTTCAAACAATACAGCTAAGCAGCTGTTCAATCAAAGCTGGTCTATTAAAAACGAAACAATAAAACGAAACAATAAAACGAAACAATAAAACGAAAAATATGAAAGCAAACATGGGAAATCGCGATAAATTCATCCGCATTGGAATTTCGATCATTTTAGCAATATTGGTCGCAACTGAAGTCATTACCGGAACACTAGGTTTTGTTGCATTGGGCATAGGAGCAGTCTTTCTATTAACCAGCACCATCAGTTTTTGCCCATTGTACTCACTGCTGGGCATAAAAACCACACCAAAAACAACTGATGAAAAATAAAACAGTACTGCTTTGGTTAGTCGGCGGCGTCATAGGTGCTACGGCGGGCTATTTCTATTTCTTGTACTTTGGATGCAAAGATTCCTGTACCATTACTTCAAGTCCGATTAACAGCACACTTTACGGAACCGTTATGGGCGGACTCCTGTTCTCCATGTTTGACACGAAGAAGAAAAAATAAACCGTTGGATGGTTTTCACTACACTATAACCCCTGCTGTATGCAGGGGTTTTTTACTATATCAAAACTCCTATCATTACGTTGTAAATCGTAAAAAACTTTTATTTCTTTTGCCGAAAATAGCGCTATCATTTCAAATCGCTACCCTATACAACTGACATACAGGTATTTAATCGCATTTACTGTCTTTTCCATTCGATTTATTCGTAAATTTACTACACTCTTATAGTAAAGCCCCTCAAACTTTTATTCACATTGTGAAATGCCCATGATTTGCATGAGAAATCACCGCACTGGTAATCTCATGACAATTTCGCACATCTATTAAAAAAAATAAACAACTGTATCATGAAAAAAATTATTCTTTTGGTAAGCCTGATGGCTTGTTTATTTGGATTTGCCCAGCCCGGAGCACTGGACCTCTCTTTTAACCCAACAGATGCAGGTTTTGGTTGGGGAGACGGACCAAATGCTTCTGTTTCCTCAACCAACCTCCTACCCGATGGTAAAATCATTATTGGTGGGATTTTTACGTCCTATAATGGTAAGACACGAAATAGAATCGCCCGTCTGAACCCAAATGGCTCGCTTGATGCTTCTTTTAATCCCGGCACTGGTGCGGATAATGCTGTTTGGTCAACCGCCCTGCAGCCCGACGGAAAAATTATTATTGGCGGGGAATTTTCGTCGTATAACGGTACGACGCGCAATAAAATTGCCCGCCTAAATGCCGATGGCTCACTGGACACCTCTTTTAATCCGGGTATCGGCCCGACGAATGACTCTTCTAATTCAGTTGTTTGGTCAATCGCCTTGCAAGCCGATGGGAAAATAATTATCGGCGGGGCATTTACATCATATAATGGTACGGAACGATTTAGAATCGCCCGACTGAATGCAGATGGATCGCTGGATTCCTCCTTTAGTCATGGTTATGGGTCGAGTGGCCCTGTTTACGCAATATCCTGCCAACCCGACGGAAAAATCATTATTGGTGGACTTTTTGGTTCGTATAATGGTACGGAACGCTTACATATCGCCCGCCTGAACACCGATGGCTCACTGGACTCCTCTTTTAATGTCGGGACAGGGGCAACTTCCAGAGTTATGTCCATTGCACTGCAACCCGATGGAAAAATCGTTATCGGCGGGGATTTTGATCACTATAATGGTACAGCACGCAATCATATCGCCCGCCTGAACAACGATGGCTCCCTTGACACCGCTTTCAATCCCGCAGGGCCGGATAATGGAGTCTATTCAATCGCACTGCAGCCCAATGGAAAAATCATTATTGGCGGGAATTTTTTAAGGATTAACGGTAGTCTCCGCAAGGGAATCGTCCGACTGAACGGGGATGGCTCGTTGGAGACCTCTTTTAATCCGGGTACCTTATCAGTTGGTCCTGTCGACTCAATCGTCCTGCAACCCGATGGTAAAATCATTATTGGCGGGGATAATTTCACCCGCCTGAATACCGATGGCTCGCTGGACACCGCTTTTAATCCGGGGGGTACCGGAGCGAATAGCTCACTTACTTCAATAACCCCGCAACCCGATGGCAAAATCATTATTGGAGGGGATTTCACTTATTATAATGGTGCAACACGCAATCATATCGCCCGTCTGAATGCCAATGGCTCGTTGGACGCCACTTTTAATCCGGGTACCGGGGTTATTGGCCAAGTTAATTCAACTACCGTGCAACCCAATGGAAAAATCATTATTGCCGGGTGGTTTTGGGGGTATAACGGTACGACACGCAATAAAATTGCCCGCCTGAATGCCGATGGTTCTCTGGACAACTCTTTTAATCCGGGTATAGGAGCGGATAGCGGCGTTTCAGCAATCGCCCTGCAACCCGATGGCAAAATCATTATTAGCGGTCTTTTTACCTCGTATAACGGTACGGCACGCAATAAAATCGCCCGCGTGAATGCCGATGGTTCTCTGGACACCTCTTTCAATCCGGGTAGCGGGGTGTTTGGCAATAATGCAATTTCAATCGCCCTGCAACCCAATGGCAAAATCATTATTGGTGGAAAATTTACTTATTATAATGGTACAGTACGCAATAATATCGCCCGCCTGAATGCCGATGGCTCGTTGGACACCTCTTTTAATCCGGGCACAGGGGTACCTGATTTTGTTAACACAGCCACCCTGCAGCCCGATGGCAGAATCATTGTCGGCGGAGGATTATACGATGAAGACTATATGATCAGTACCGGCAAGATCATCCGCCTGAACACGGATGGCTCTCTGGACACTTCTTTTAACCCGGGTGTCAGCCCCGGGGATTTTAGTGAAATTAAGTCAACCATCCTGCAACCCGATGGCAAAATCATTATTGGCGGGAGGTTCGTGTCTTATAATGGTGTTCCTCTCCACGGTATAGCCCTCCTTAATGCGGATGGGTCACTGGAGACCACTTTTAATCCGGGCACAGGGGTGGATCGAGCCGTTTCAGCGATCATCCTGCAACCCGATGGCAAAATCATTATTGGCGGGGATTTTACTTCCTATAACGGCGCAGGACGCAATAGGATTGCAAGGATACACGGAAACACATCCCTATCAAGCAATCAAGCTGCCTACATGTTTAGTAACGTGGTAGCATATCCAAATCCGTTCAGCGAAAACTTCAAATTAAACATATCTACTTTACATGAAGAAACAATAATAATAACGGTTTATGATATGATTGGAAGACAACTTGAACAACATGAGGTTAAACCGAGTGAAGCATCTAAACTTCAAATGGGTAACCAATTCCCTTCAGGGGTTTACAATGTTACAATGGTGCAAGGCAAGGAAACAAAAACGCTGAAAGTGATAAAAAAGTAAATCAATAAAAAATACGATTCTAAAGACAGTGGCAAATTGTAGTTTGCCACTGTTTTTTTTTGCATTATCCCAAAAGGTCAAAAAATTGAAAAGTCAAAACTCTGATTTCATAACGAGGGATTTTTCAAACAAAGCTACAATCGATTTAAAAAATCCAAAAAGCAACCTTCACCTACATTGCAGCTCTTATATACTTGCTCCATACTTAAGCCATACTTAAGCCATACTTAAGCCATACTTAAGCCATATATAAGCCATACATAAGCCGAGTAATTAAAAAACAGCTGCTTAAAAACAACTCTCATTTTTTTTCGCCAAAAACCGTAACTTTATCCTTCACAACAAAACTGTTATGCAAACCAAAATAAATACCGCCCAGGAAGCTTTTGTCTACTGGAAGGCGACATCAATCGAAGAACGCGTTGCCATGGTTCAGGAGCTAAAAAAAGTGCTCCATCAAAACCGCGAACAATATGCCACCCTAATCACAAAGGAAATGGGCAAACCCATCACACAATCCCTTGCCGAAGTAGATAAATGCGGCGTGCTTTGCGACTATTATTGTCAAAATGCAGCCACCATACTACAAACCAAACATATCCATACCGAAGGCCATGAAAATTTCGTAACCTACGAACCGCTGGGCGTACTACTAGGCGTTATGCCTTGGAACTTCCCTTTCTGGCAGGTCTGCCGTTTTGCGATACCGTCAATCATTGCTGGGAACGTCATAATGGTTAAACATGCAAGCAATGTACCTGAATCAGCCGAAAGCATTGAAGCCTTATTTATAGAAAGCGGTTTTCCAATCGGTGTGTATCAAAACCTCCATTTATCGAGTGATAAAGTAGCCGACGTGATTGCCCATCCTGAAATCAAAGGAGTTTCCCTCACCGGAAGTGAAGCCGCAGGAAGTTCTGTAGCAGCACAGGCCGGAAAGCACCTTAAAAAGTCGTTACTGGAACTCGGAGGCAGCAATGCCTTTATCGTTTGCGAAGATGCCGATTTAGACAAAGCTGTAGCATCAGCCGTTAACGCACGCATGCAAAATACCGGACAAAGCTGTATTGCAGCCAAACGTTTTTTAATTCAGCAGAACATTTTCGACGATTTCACCGAAAAATACAAACAAGCCGTCAGCCAGCTCGTTTGTGGTGACCCCATGCTGGCAGAAACACAAATTGGTCCGCTGGCCCGTGTTGACTTAGCCATAGAATTGGAAAAACAAGTCGAACAATCCGTTGCCATGGGCGCGAAAATAATACTGGGTGGAAAACGAAAAGACGCTTTTTACGATCCAACTATACTGATCAACGTTACCACCGAGATGCCAGTTTTCAAAGAAGAAACCTTTGGCCCAGTAGCGGCTCTGATTTCTTTCAAAGACTTGACCGAAGCCATCGAGATCAGCAATCAGTCCGAATTCGGCTTAGGCGTTTGCATTTTTACCGAAGATATCGATACCCTCAGAAACCATATAAGCAAATTCGAGGAAGGAGCGGTCTTCATCAACACTATGGTCAAATCCGACCCGCGTTTACCCTTCGGAGGAGTTAAAAAATCCGGCTACGGAAGGGAATTATCTGAAGAAGGTATTAAAGAATTCGTTAATATCAAAACAGTTGTAATCCAGAAGTCTTAAATTTCCCACCAAAAGAAGAAAAAATGTGAAACTCTTTTGTGACCTGTTCCTACAAACAAGGAGATTAAAAACTTTTCCTAAATTGCAGGGATTAAACACAAACCACTAACCATTATGAAAAAATTATTCTTTTTGTTATCGGCCCTAATGCTGATTTCCTTTGAATCCACAGCACAAAAAAAAATCGAAGCAGAAAAACAGGCGATTGCCACTACTTTGAACAATTGGCATAAAGATGCTGCGGAAGGAAATTTCGATAAGTATTTCGGTACGATGTCAGACGAATCCATCTTCATTGGTACCGATGCAACCGAAAACTGGAACAAAAAACAATTTATTGATTTTGCCAAACCGTATTTCGACAAAGGCCATGCCTGGGACTTTAAACCTGTTGAACGCCATATCTATATGGATCCATCCGGAAAAATAGCGTGGTTTGATGAATTATTGGACACTTGGATGAAAATCTGTCGCGGTTCGGGTGTTATGGTAAAAGAAGGAAAAGTGTGGAAAGTAAAACACTACGTACTTTCAATGACGGTTCCGAATGACGATGTTAAAGACGTTATCAAAATTATTGCACCGAAGGAAGATGCACAGCTGCAACAAATAAAAAGCAGCAAATAAAATTAATCCTAAACCAAACAAAAAACGCTACCCTTCTCGGTAGCGTTTTTATTATTATAATTTCTTAGCCAGGTTCTCTAACATCGTAGTGGTCATACGTTCCATGTCGAAATCATGCTGCCAACCCCAGTCTGTTCTTGCAGAAGAGTCGTCAATACTTGCAGGCCAGCTGTCAGCAATCGCCTGACGGAAATCCGGAGCATAATCGATTGTGAATTCCGGAATGTGATTTTTGATCGATTCTGCGATTTCCTTCGGCGTAAAACTTACCGCGGATAAATTATAAGACGAACGGATTTTAATTTTCTCTGCAGGTGCCTGCATAATACTGATCGTTGCTTTAATTGCATCGTCCATGTACATCATCGGCAAACCGGTATTTTCCGAAAGGAAACAAGTGTATTTTTTATCTTCCAGCGCTTTGTAGTAGATATCCACAGCATAATCCGTAGTACCGCCACCAGGAGGAGTTGTCCATGAAATAAGTCCCGGATAACGGATACTTCTCACGTCTACCCCATATTTAGTATTGTAGTATTCACACCAACGCTCACCGGATTGTTTCGAAATTCCGTAAACTGTCGATGGCTCCATCACAGTGTACTGCGGCGTATTATTTCTCGGAGTTGTAGGACCGAAAACCGCTATACTCGATGGCCAGAAAATCTTTTGGATTTTTCCGTCTTTCGCCAGGTTAAGTACGTGAAACAACGAGTTCATGTTCAGATCCCAGGCAAAAGCAGGGTTCTTTTCTGCTGTAGCCGAAAGCAAAGCTGCCATCAGATACACATCGGTAATCTGATATTTCTCAATAAGATGTTCAATCTGATTATAATCAAGGGCATTCACAACTTCAAAAATTCCGTTATGCACCACATCGTTCTCCAGTTTTCGGATGTCCGAAGCTATTACATTATCAACTCCGTAGGTTTCTCTCAGTTTTGCAGTCAGTTCAGTACCGATTTGCCCGCAAGCGCCAATGATTAAAATTTTCGTGCTCATTTCTATTTTTTTAGTACCCACAAAGATACTCTTTTGCTAAAATTTAGAATTCAATTTCAATCTGAAAATTTTCAATTCACAAAAAATCAGATTTTAGTTAACATATTCCCCTCAAAAAAAGGAGTTTTCAATAACATTTGTAAATTTGCTTTCTAAACTTTTATTATGAAAATCAAGTCGTCGCTGTTGCTTTTATTGTCCCTGTTGATTTTTTCCTGCCAAAACAAAGAGGAAAGAATCGCCGACAGTGATAAAGCGGCAAAACATAATGATTCGGTATTTGCCGTGATCAACCAAAACTGGAAATTCAACATACCGCCGGTAAATTCGAAAGTACAAACCAAAATAAACAGATGGCAGGAATGGCGTGCCTTTAATGAGGAATTGCAACAAAAACCAAAGAGTTCACTGAATGCCTTTCGACTAAAATCCAAAAGCTTAACGGTAAAAGGTGAAATGATCAACAACAACATTCCGGCTATGTTCAACAAACCGGCCGTAAAAAGCAGGATTTCCACGCTGAACACCAAACTGAAATCGCTGGAAACATATATCTCACTTGAATACATTCCGACAAAAAAAGTAATTCCATTGATACAGGATATCACCGAAGAGGTTATTTCAATTCAAAACCAGATGAATGAAATAATCGTAAAAAGTGAAATCCCGAAAGAAGAAGGGGAAGTGATCATGCTTCAGGCGTTGGATACCACCCGTCATGCCCGTCGTGAAATTCAGGAACCACAACCCTAATATTTACTAAATCACATAAGTCATATAAGTTTACCCAATCCTTATATGACTTATTTGTTTAAATATAAAACGTTTACATTGAAAACCGACATTCAAAATATCTATAATAAATCGGCGAAAGTTACCCAGATAGCGGAACAACTTCAAAAACGCGAATCGAAAATCCAAATGAAAGGATTAATCGGTTCGTCGTTGTCGTTTGTCATCGAAACCCTTTTCCAAAAAACCGACCTCCCTTACTTACTGATTTTTCAAGACAAGGAAGAAGCGGCCTATTATCTTAATGATCTGGAAAGCCTGATCAACGATCAGGACGTGTTATTCTATCCGGGCTCGTATCGTCGCCCATATCAAATTGAAGAAACTGACAACGCCAATGTTTTATTACGAGCCGAAGTACTGAACCGTATAAATTCGCGCAAAAAACCGGCCATCATCGTTACCTATCCCGATGCACTTTTTGAAAAGGTGGTTACCCGAAAGGAATTGGACAAAAACACGCTGAAAGTAGCTGTTGGCGATTCTATTTCCATCGATTTCATTAACGAGGTACTTTTTGAATACAATTTCAAACGCGTGGATTTCGTTTCCGAACCGGGCGAATTTTCCGTACGAGGCGGAATCATTGACGTGTTTTCGTTTTCCAATGACAATCCGTACCGAATTGAATTCTTTGGCAACGAAGTGGATTCCATACGAAGTTTCGATGTCGAAACACAGCTTTCCATCGAAAAACAGAAGAAAATCACCATTATCCCGAATGTTGAAAATAAATTCCTGAAAGAGAACCGCGAAAGTTTCCTGGAATACATAAATCCGCAAACTGTGCTTTTCATTCAGAACACAGATTTGTTGTTAACACAATTGGACAAATTGTTCGGAAAAGCCACGGAAGCCTTTGAAAAACTCTCAAAAGACATTCAGCATACAGCTCCGGAAGCCATGTTTTTAAACCAGCAGGCTTTCGTAAAAAAGGCTTTGGATTTTACGTTAGTGGAATTGGCTACCAAACCCATTTTCCGAACCGAAAAAACGTTTGAATTTCACACACAGCCGCAACCATCGTTCAACAAGCAGTTTGATTTATTGTTAAATAATCTAAACGACAATCATTTTAACGGCATCAAAAACTATTTGTTCTGTTCCAATGACGGACAGGCAAAACGTTTCCACGATATTTTTGAAAGTCTGGATGAAGCGAATCACGAAAACATTCGCAAACAATACCACACCATTGTTTTTTCGTTGTTTCAGGGGTTCATCGACGAAGAAAACCAAATTGCCTGTTATACCGATCATCAGATATTCGAGCGTTATCATAAGTTCAATCTGAAAAATGGGTATTCGAAGAAGCAGACTATCACACTGAAGGAACTTACCACCCTTTCCGTGGGTGATTATGTGACACACATCGATCACGGAATCGGGAAATTTGGCGGATTGCAAAAAATTCAGGTGGAAGGCAAAACGCAGGAAGCCATCAAATTGGTCTATGCCGATAACGATATTGTGTACGTAAGCATTCACTCGCTGCACAAAATATCGAAATACAACGGAAAAGACGGAGCGCCTCCAAAAATATACAAGCTAGGCTCAACAGCCTGGAAAACTTTAAAACAAAAAACCAAAGCCCGTGTAAAACACATTGCGTTCAATCTGATTCAGCTATACGCTAAACGCCGTTTAGACAAAGGTTTTGCTTTTGCACCGGACAGTTATTTGCAGGCCGAACTGGAATCCTCCTTTATTTACGAAGACACGCCCGATCAGTTAAAAGCTACACAGGAAGTAAAAACCGACATGGAGAACGACCGCCCGATGGACCGTTTGGTTTGTGGTGACGTTGGTTTCGGAAAAACCGAAGTCGCTATCCGTGCGGCTTTTAAAGCGGTCGATAATGGAAAGCAAGTGGCCGTTTTGGTTCCGACAACCATTTTGGCGTTTCAGCATTATAAAACCTTCCGTGAACGCTTAAAAGAAATGCCGGTGAATGTTGCATACATCAATCGTTTCCGTAGCGCCAAACAAAAAGCAGAAACCCTGAAACAACTTGAAGAAGGAAAACTCGACATTCTTATCGGAACTCATCAGTTGGTCAATAAAAATGTAGTTTTCAAGGATTTGGGACTACTTATTGTGGACGAGGAGCAAAAGTTCGGTGTAAATGTAAAAGATAAACTGAAAACCATCGCGCATAACGTAGACACGCTGACCTTAACGGCGACACCAATCCCGAGAACCCTTCAGTTTTCGCTAATGGCGGCACGTGATTTATCGGTTATAACAACGCCGCCACCGAACCGTTATCCGATAGACACACAGGTTGTTGGTTTTAACGAAGAAGTGATTCGTGATGCGATTTCTTATGAGATCGAGCGTGGCGGACAAGTATATTTCATCAACAACCGTATTGAAAACATCAAGGAAATTGCCGGTATGATTCAGCGTTTGGTTCCCGGAGCGAAAGTTGGCGTGGGACACGGTCAGATGGACGGTAAAAAACTCGAAGAACTGATGTTGGCCTTTATGGACGGCGAATTTGATGTTTTGGTAGCCACAACCATCATTGAAAGTGGTTTAGACGTACCGAATGCCAATACGATTTTCATCAACAATGCCAATAATTTCGGATTGTCTGATTTGCATCAGATGCGTGGCCGTGTGGGACGAAGCAATAAAAAAGCGTTCTGTTATTTTATTTGTCCGCCCTATTCTGCTATGACCGAAGAAGCCCGAAAACGAATTCAGGCTTTAGAGCAGTTCAGCGAACTGGGCAGCGGTTTCAACATTGCCATGAAAGATTTGGAAATTCGCGGCGCAGGGGATTTATTGGGTGGAGAACAAAGCGGTTTCATCAATGACATTGGCTTCGACACCTATCAGAAAATCATGAACGAAGCCATCGAGGAATTAAAAGAAAACGAATTCAAGGACTTGTATCCGGAAGAAAACGACATCGAAACCAAGGAATACGTCAAAGATATTCAGATTGATACCGATTTCGAATTATTGTTCCCGGACGAATACATTAACAACATTTCGGAACGACTGAACCTGTACAATGAATTGAGTTTGATTAAAACGGAAGAAGCGCTTCAGCAATACGAACAAAAACTGATTGACCGTTTCGGTGCCCTGCCAAAACAAGCGGTGGCTTTACTGAACAGCATTCGTATCAAATGGAAAGCGACCCATATCGGAATTGAAAAATTGGTACTGAAGCAAGGAAAAATGGTTGGTTATTTTGTTTCCGACCAGCAATCGGATTTCTACCAGTCGGCCAAATTCATGAAAGTGTTGCAGTTCGTACAACAAAACGGAAACCTCTGCAAAATGAAGGAGAAAGAAACCAAAAACGGTTTGCGATTGCTACTGACTTTCGAAAATGTAAAATCAGTAAAACGCGCATTGGAACTAATAGAAATGATATAAAAAAAGCCTCAGACTTGAGGCTTTTCTATTTTCTTTATATTCGAATAGTAATTCAAAAGGAATTCGGTGGAACTGTCATGTGGTTTTGAAATTCCGGTTTTAATTTCATCTAGTATGGTTGAAGCCAATTGCTTTCCGTATTCCACTCCAAACTGATCATAACTGAAAATATTCCAGATGACACCCTGTACAAATATCTTATGCTCGTACATCGCAATTAACGATCCAAGCGCTTTAGGGGTCAATTTTTGAATAAGCAGTGTATTCGTAGGCTTATTACCTTCAAAAACCTTAAAAGGGGCTAAAAATTCATTTTTAACACCTTCTGCTGATACCTCGTCATCGCTTTTCCCTAAAAGCAGAGCTTCGGTTTGGGCAAAGAAATTCGACATGAGCTTATCATGATGCTCCTTATTGCCATGAAGCGGCTCAATAAAGCCGATAAAATCACACGGAATCAATTTGGTTCCCTGGTGAACTAACTGGAAGAACGCATGCTGGGCATTACTGCCCGGTTCGCCCCAGATAATGTTTCCTGTCTGGTAATTGACCGGATTACCGTCACGATCCACTCGCTTCCCGTTACTTTCCATTACTGCCTGCTGCAAATACGTCGCTAACTTTTTCAGGTATTGTGAGTATGGGATGACCGCTTCGGTTTCGCATCCGAAGAAATTATTGTACCAAACGCTCAGCAAGGCCAATATCACCGGTATGTTACGCTCAAAAGGCTGTTGCTCGAAATGGGAATCCATCTTGTTGGCCCCCTCGAGTAATTCTTCAAAGTTTTCATATCCTATCGACAGAGCAATGGACAATCCCACGGCGCTCCACATCGAGAAACGACCACCTACCCAATCCCACATTGGGAATATATTATCGGGAGCGATACCGAACTCGGTAACTTTTTCAATATTGGTGGAAACGGCCACAAAATGTTTGGCGATATCTTCATTTTTAGCCGAACGTAAAAACCACCTTTTCAGGAAAGTCGCATTGGAAATGGTTTCCTGGGTGGTAAAAGTCTTCGAAACCACAACAAACAAGGTGGTTTCAGGGTTCAGATTCTTAACGGTTTCGGCAATATGATCACCATCAATATTGGAAACAAAATGAAGATTTAAGTGATTTTTATAAAACTGCAAAGCTTCCACAGCCATATCCGGACCCAGGTCAGAACCACCGATACCAATATTTACAATATCGGTAAAACGTTTACCGGAAAAACCTTTACGGTCACCTGAAATAACAGATTCAGTAAATGACTTTATCTTTCGCTGAATCTCTTCAATTTCTGAAATAATATCCTTTCCATCCACAACAAGTGATTCCTGCGAAGTACGCAAAGCGGTATGCAGCGCGGACCTGTTTTCGGTCGCATTGATTTTATCACCCGAAAAATACTTCCGGATGGCATCTTTCAGATGAATCTCATCAGCCAACCCCAAAAGCAATGACAACGTTTCAGAATTGATTCGGTTTTTCGAAAAATCCAGCAGAAAGCCATTCCATTGAATATGGAATTTCTGTACTCTGTTCGGATCTCCGGAAAACATTTCCTGCATGGAAGCATGTTCCATCTCAGCAAAATGTTCCTGTAATTTTCTCCAGGATTCGGTTCTTATGGGATTAGTGTTTATCAACGCCATTATTCTCCAAATTTAGCTAATGAAACACTATCCAATTCTTTTTTTAACGGAGTCATTTCGTTTATAAATCGGGCTTTGTATTTTGGGCTCATAGGTTCAGAATTGGGTAATTTTTGACGGAGTGGATCAACCTGAATCCCATTTTTCCAGAAACGGTAGCAAACATGAGGCCCAGTAGCCAAACCAGTACTACCAACCTTCCCAATCACTTGCCCCTGTTGAACATGCTGTCCTTGTCTGACAAGTATCTTTGACATGTGAAGATATTGCGTGGAATAAGTCCCGTTGTGTTTCACTTTCACGAAATTACCGTTACCACCAGTGTACCCTGTCTGCACAACCGTTCCTGAGGCGGTGGTCATGATCGGAGTTCCGGTCGCTGCCGCATAATCAGTCCCATTGTGTGCTTTCCAGCGCAACTGGACAGGGTGAAAACGGCTTTTAGCAAATCGCGAGGTAATATTTACGAATTTCAGTGGCGCTTTCAAGAACATATTCTTAAGCACTTTTCCTTCTTCATCGAAATAATCGACTCTTTTAGAATTCTCATCCTGTTTGAACGGAAACGCATAGATTTTTTTCCCTTTGTACTCAAAGTAAGAAGCCTCAACATTTTCAACGCCTAGATATTCTCCGCCTTCAAGGTATTTTTCATTCACGATTACCGCGAACTTGTCACCTTTCTTGATTTTAAAAAAATCGATGGACCAAGCGTAAATTTTCGATAATTCGGGAGCTAATGCTGGAGAAACCCCAGACCGGCTAAGGGTACTGGAAACAGAACCGTCAATGGCAGCAGCAATCGTTC encodes the following:
- the pgi gene encoding glucose-6-phosphate isomerase, which encodes MALINTNPIRTESWRKLQEHFAEMEHASMQEMFSGDPNRVQKFHIQWNGFLLDFSKNRINSETLSLLLGLADEIHLKDAIRKYFSGDKINATENRSALHTALRTSQESLVVDGKDIISEIEEIQRKIKSFTESVISGDRKGFSGKRFTDIVNIGIGGSDLGPDMAVEALQFYKNHLNLHFVSNIDGDHIAETVKNLNPETTLFVVVSKTFTTQETISNATFLKRWFLRSAKNEDIAKHFVAVSTNIEKVTEFGIAPDNIFPMWDWVGGRFSMWSAVGLSIALSIGYENFEELLEGANKMDSHFEQQPFERNIPVILALLSVWYNNFFGCETEAVIPYSQYLKKLATYLQQAVMESNGKRVDRDGNPVNYQTGNIIWGEPGSNAQHAFFQLVHQGTKLIPCDFIGFIEPLHGNKEHHDKLMSNFFAQTEALLLGKSDDEVSAEGVKNEFLAPFKVFEGNKPTNTLLIQKLTPKALGSLIAMYEHKIFVQGVIWNIFSYDQFGVEYGKQLASTILDEIKTGISKPHDSSTEFLLNYYSNIKKIEKPQV
- the mfd gene encoding transcription-repair coupling factor; protein product: MKGLIGSSLSFVIETLFQKTDLPYLLIFQDKEEAAYYLNDLESLINDQDVLFYPGSYRRPYQIEETDNANVLLRAEVLNRINSRKKPAIIVTYPDALFEKVVTRKELDKNTLKVAVGDSISIDFINEVLFEYNFKRVDFVSEPGEFSVRGGIIDVFSFSNDNPYRIEFFGNEVDSIRSFDVETQLSIEKQKKITIIPNVENKFLKENRESFLEYINPQTVLFIQNTDLLLTQLDKLFGKATEAFEKLSKDIQHTAPEAMFLNQQAFVKKALDFTLVELATKPIFRTEKTFEFHTQPQPSFNKQFDLLLNNLNDNHFNGIKNYLFCSNDGQAKRFHDIFESLDEANHENIRKQYHTIVFSLFQGFIDEENQIACYTDHQIFERYHKFNLKNGYSKKQTITLKELTTLSVGDYVTHIDHGIGKFGGLQKIQVEGKTQEAIKLVYADNDIVYVSIHSLHKISKYNGKDGAPPKIYKLGSTAWKTLKQKTKARVKHIAFNLIQLYAKRRLDKGFAFAPDSYLQAELESSFIYEDTPDQLKATQEVKTDMENDRPMDRLVCGDVGFGKTEVAIRAAFKAVDNGKQVAVLVPTTILAFQHYKTFRERLKEMPVNVAYINRFRSAKQKAETLKQLEEGKLDILIGTHQLVNKNVVFKDLGLLIVDEEQKFGVNVKDKLKTIAHNVDTLTLTATPIPRTLQFSLMAARDLSVITTPPPNRYPIDTQVVGFNEEVIRDAISYEIERGGQVYFINNRIENIKEIAGMIQRLVPGAKVGVGHGQMDGKKLEELMLAFMDGEFDVLVATTIIESGLDVPNANTIFINNANNFGLSDLHQMRGRVGRSNKKAFCYFICPPYSAMTEEARKRIQALEQFSELGSGFNIAMKDLEIRGAGDLLGGEQSGFINDIGFDTYQKIMNEAIEELKENEFKDLYPEENDIETKEYVKDIQIDTDFELLFPDEYINNISERLNLYNELSLIKTEEALQQYEQKLIDRFGALPKQAVALLNSIRIKWKATHIGIEKLVLKQGKMVGYFVSDQQSDFYQSAKFMKVLQFVQQNGNLCKMKEKETKNGLRLLLTFENVKSVKRALELIEMI
- a CDS encoding L-threonine 3-dehydrogenase, which gives rise to MSTKILIIGACGQIGTELTAKLRETYGVDNVIASDIRKLENDVVHNGIFEVVNALDYNQIEHLIEKYQITDVYLMAALLSATAEKNPAFAWDLNMNSLFHVLNLAKDGKIQKIFWPSSIAVFGPTTPRNNTPQYTVMEPSTVYGISKQSGERWCEYYNTKYGVDVRSIRYPGLISWTTPPGGGTTDYAVDIYYKALEDKKYTCFLSENTGLPMMYMDDAIKATISIMQAPAEKIKIRSSYNLSAVSFTPKEIAESIKNHIPEFTIDYAPDFRQAIADSWPASIDDSSARTDWGWQHDFDMERMTTTMLENLAKKL